In Bradyrhizobium guangxiense, the following are encoded in one genomic region:
- a CDS encoding Hsp20 family protein: MRTSFDFAPLWRSTIGFDHLADLVDSTLRQATEDNYPPYNIERSGEDHYRISLAVAGFGASDITVTAEQNALTIEGRKPETAAREYLYQGIAARPFRRVFNLADYVQVKQASFQDGLLIIDLVREVPEAMKPRRIPISGAAPVASQIEQKKAA; the protein is encoded by the coding sequence ATGAGGACCAGTTTCGACTTCGCGCCGCTGTGGCGCTCCACCATCGGCTTCGACCATCTGGCCGACCTCGTCGACAGCACGCTACGCCAGGCGACCGAGGACAATTACCCCCCCTACAACATCGAACGCTCCGGCGAGGACCATTACCGGATCAGCCTTGCGGTGGCGGGCTTCGGCGCCAGCGACATCACGGTGACGGCCGAACAGAACGCGCTCACGATCGAGGGCAGGAAACCCGAGACCGCCGCGCGGGAATATCTGTACCAGGGCATCGCCGCGCGACCGTTCCGCCGTGTGTTCAACCTTGCTGACTATGTCCAGGTGAAGCAGGCCTCCTTTCAGGACGGGCTCCTGATCATCGATCTCGTCCGCGAGGTTCCGGAAGCGATGAAGCCGCGCCGGATTCCGATCTCGGGCGCCGCGCCCGTGGCTTCCCAGA
- a CDS encoding ABC transporter substrate-binding protein: MRGLLAGAMLAGMISSAMITAATAQISDDAVRIGVLTDLSSWGRDNSGPGSVEAAKMAVEEFGPTVLGKPIEIISADHQMKTDVGVQIVRGWFDNGKVDAVVDIPNSGIAIAVHNMVRERNKIALLSGPGASSLTDELCSPNTVHFTYDTYALSKVTASAVIKEGGKSWYFITADYAFGQQLEKDATRFINEMGGKVLGGVKHPTNTADFSSFALQAQSSKSDVVAFANAGQDTDNAIKQSGEFGLVQGGQKLVGLLMFDTDVHAIGLKAAQGTYMTTASYWNMDEATRAWSKKFYERTKVMPTMIQTGVYGSVLHYLKAIKAAGTDDAAKVIAKMRELPIEDIFVHGGKLREDGRVIRDMYLAKVKTPAQSKEPWDYLDIVKTVKGDDAFRPVSESKCPLLKK; this comes from the coding sequence ATGAGAGGGCTTCTGGCCGGCGCCATGCTCGCCGGCATGATTTCGTCTGCCATGATCACGGCGGCCACCGCACAGATCTCCGACGACGCGGTGCGGATCGGCGTGCTGACGGATCTGTCGAGCTGGGGCCGGGACAATAGCGGGCCGGGCTCCGTTGAAGCGGCCAAGATGGCGGTGGAGGAATTCGGGCCGACGGTGCTCGGCAAGCCGATCGAGATCATCAGCGCCGACCACCAGATGAAGACCGATGTCGGCGTGCAGATCGTGCGCGGCTGGTTCGACAACGGCAAGGTCGACGCCGTTGTCGACATCCCCAATTCCGGCATCGCGATCGCCGTGCACAACATGGTGCGCGAGCGCAACAAGATCGCCCTGCTCTCCGGCCCCGGCGCAAGCTCGCTGACCGACGAGCTCTGCAGCCCCAACACCGTGCACTTCACCTACGACACCTACGCGCTGTCGAAGGTGACGGCCTCCGCCGTCATCAAGGAAGGCGGTAAGTCCTGGTACTTCATCACGGCCGACTACGCTTTCGGCCAGCAGCTCGAGAAGGACGCCACGCGCTTCATCAACGAGATGGGCGGCAAGGTCTTGGGCGGCGTGAAGCACCCGACCAACACCGCGGACTTTTCCTCCTTCGCGCTGCAGGCGCAGAGCTCGAAATCCGACGTCGTCGCCTTCGCCAATGCCGGCCAGGACACCGACAATGCCATCAAGCAGTCGGGCGAGTTCGGCCTGGTCCAGGGCGGCCAGAAGCTGGTCGGCCTGTTGATGTTCGACACCGACGTGCACGCCATCGGCCTCAAGGCCGCGCAGGGCACCTACATGACCACGGCCTCCTACTGGAACATGGACGAGGCGACGCGCGCCTGGTCGAAAAAATTCTACGAGCGCACCAAGGTGATGCCGACCATGATCCAGACCGGCGTCTACGGTTCCGTGCTGCATTACCTGAAGGCCATCAAGGCGGCCGGCACCGACGATGCCGCCAAGGTGATTGCCAAGATGCGCGAGCTGCCGATCGAGGATATCTTCGTCCATGGCGGCAAATTGCGCGAGGACGGCCGCGTCATCCGCGACATGTATCTCGCCAAGGTGAAGACGCCCGCGCAGTCCAAGGAGCCGTGGGACTATCTGGATATCGTCAAGACCGTGAAGGGCGACGACGCCTTCCGCCCGGTCTCCGAATCCAAATGTCCGCTCTTGAAGAAGTGA